Proteins from a single region of Ailuropoda melanoleuca isolate Jingjing chromosome 15, ASM200744v2, whole genome shotgun sequence:
- the TEF gene encoding thyrotroph embryonic factor isoform X1 produces the protein MSDAGGGKKPPVEPQAGPGPGPGRAAGERGLPGSFPLVLKKLMENPPREARLDKEKGKEKLEEDEAAAASTMAVSASLMPPIWDKTIPYDGESFHLEYMDLDEFLLENGIPASPTHLAQNLLLPVAELEGKESASSSTASPPSSSTAVFQPSETASSTESSLEKERETPSPIDPNCVEVDVNFNPDPADLVLSSVPGGELFNPRKHKFAEEDLKPQPMIKKAKKVFVPDEQKDEKYWTRRKKNNVAAKRSRDARRLKENQITIRAAFLEKENTALRTEVAELRKEVGKCKTIVSKYETKYGPL, from the exons ATGTCGGACGCGGGCGGCGGAAAGAAGCCGCCTGTGGAGCCGCAGGCGGGGCCGGGACCGGGACCCGGGCGcgcagctggggagaggggcctgccGGGCTCCTTCCCACTGGTCCTGAAGAAGCTGATGGAGAACCCCCCGCGGGAGGCGCGCCTCG ataaagaaaaagggaaggagaagctgGAGGAAGATGAGGCTGCGGCAGCCAGCACCATGGCCGTCTCAGCCTCCCTCATGCCGCCCATCTGGGACAAGACCATCCCTTACGACGGCGAGTCTTTCCACCTGGAGTACATGGACCTGGACGAGTTCCTGCTGGAGAATGGCATCCCCGCCAGCCCCACCCACCTGGCCCAGAACCTGCTGCTGCCTGTGGCCGAGCTAGAAGGGAAGGAGTCAGCCAGCTCTTCCACGGCATCCCCACCATCCTCCTCCACTGCCGTCTTTCAGCCCTCTGAAACCGCGTCCAGCACAG AATCCTCcctggaaaaggagagggaaacacCCAGTCCCATTGACCCCAACTGTGTGGAGGTGGATGTGAACTTCAATCCTGACCCTGCTGACCTGGTCCTCTCCAGTGTCCCCGGTGGGGAGCTCTTCAACCCTCGGAAGCACAAGTTTGCGGAGGAGGACCTGAAGCCCCAGCCCATGATCAAAAAGGCCAAGAAGGTCTTTGTCCCCGATGAGCAGAAG GACGAAAAGTACTGGACGAGACGCAAGAAGAACAACGTAGCAGCCAAACGGTCCCGGGATGCCCGGCGCCTGAAGGAGAACCAGATCACCATCCGGGCGGCCTTCCTGGAGAAGGAGAACACGGCGCTGCGGACGGAGGTGGCTGAGCTGCGCAAGGAGGTGGGCAAGTGCAAGACCATCGTGTCCAAGTATGAGACCAAGTACGGGCCCTTGTAA
- the TEF gene encoding thyrotroph embryonic factor isoform X2, protein MRGKGERLRWSGKRAGVMKREAKVKPRVEGKGLQPKRAHDTDSSRRQSDKEKGKEKLEEDEAAAASTMAVSASLMPPIWDKTIPYDGESFHLEYMDLDEFLLENGIPASPTHLAQNLLLPVAELEGKESASSSTASPPSSSTAVFQPSETASSTESSLEKERETPSPIDPNCVEVDVNFNPDPADLVLSSVPGGELFNPRKHKFAEEDLKPQPMIKKAKKVFVPDEQKDEKYWTRRKKNNVAAKRSRDARRLKENQITIRAAFLEKENTALRTEVAELRKEVGKCKTIVSKYETKYGPL, encoded by the exons ATGAGAGGGAAGGGGGAACGGCTGCGATGGTCTGGGAAGAGGGCGGGAGTTATGAAGAGGGAGGCGAAGGTGAAACCGCGGGTTGAGGGTAAGGGGCTGCAGCCGAAGAGGGCCCATGACACCGACTCCAGCAGGCGCCAATCAG ataaagaaaaagggaaggagaagctgGAGGAAGATGAGGCTGCGGCAGCCAGCACCATGGCCGTCTCAGCCTCCCTCATGCCGCCCATCTGGGACAAGACCATCCCTTACGACGGCGAGTCTTTCCACCTGGAGTACATGGACCTGGACGAGTTCCTGCTGGAGAATGGCATCCCCGCCAGCCCCACCCACCTGGCCCAGAACCTGCTGCTGCCTGTGGCCGAGCTAGAAGGGAAGGAGTCAGCCAGCTCTTCCACGGCATCCCCACCATCCTCCTCCACTGCCGTCTTTCAGCCCTCTGAAACCGCGTCCAGCACAG AATCCTCcctggaaaaggagagggaaacacCCAGTCCCATTGACCCCAACTGTGTGGAGGTGGATGTGAACTTCAATCCTGACCCTGCTGACCTGGTCCTCTCCAGTGTCCCCGGTGGGGAGCTCTTCAACCCTCGGAAGCACAAGTTTGCGGAGGAGGACCTGAAGCCCCAGCCCATGATCAAAAAGGCCAAGAAGGTCTTTGTCCCCGATGAGCAGAAG GACGAAAAGTACTGGACGAGACGCAAGAAGAACAACGTAGCAGCCAAACGGTCCCGGGATGCCCGGCGCCTGAAGGAGAACCAGATCACCATCCGGGCGGCCTTCCTGGAGAAGGAGAACACGGCGCTGCGGACGGAGGTGGCTGAGCTGCGCAAGGAGGTGGGCAAGTGCAAGACCATCGTGTCCAAGTATGAGACCAAGTACGGGCCCTTGTAA